The Triticum aestivum cultivar Chinese Spring chromosome 4B, IWGSC CS RefSeq v2.1, whole genome shotgun sequence sequence CAAACCATCAGTCCCAACATTCTTTGGAGAGGTGTCAGGAAGCACGAGGCATCCCATCAATTCAAGACTGATCCTAAAAAAAAATCAATTCAAGACTGGAGTCTTAATTAGTCCAGGAGGAGCCCTAGTTAAAATCACAAATACGACCGGACACTTAAATAAACAAAGACGACGAAATTCTAGGGTGAGCAGAGGCAGAAGCAGAGACAGAGACGTCAGAGTCGAGAGATCCCACACCCCGCCGTCGTCCCTCACGCGCATCGTCCTGCTGCCCTCCTCCCTTGCTCGTGCCCGTCTCCTCCTCCCACCTGCGCCGCGGCTGCGCGAGCAGCAGTAGAAATACAGAGGGAAGGAGCAGTGCGTGCCCGTCCGTCCGCCTGGGCCTCTCGCTCCCCCCCTCCTCAACCGCCTGCTCCCTAACCCAATCCAACCCCTTCACATTATCCGCGTGCGCCGACTGCCCGGCCGGGGGCGCGCCGCCGtgcggtgctgctgctgctgctgttaccGGTGCCGTCGCGGAGTCGGCGATGGCGATCCGCGGCCCGGACGCCGCGTCCGTCCTCCCCATGACGCTGCTCTTCTCCCTCGGCTTCTTCTGCGCCCGCTTCTTCCTCGACCGCCTACTGTACAAGGTACGGAAccggctcctccgccgcctcctcttccCGCCCCAGATTCGCGCTGGGTTCCGCGAGATCTCTCGCCCCACGTGTGCTCTTCGTACCGCTGCTCAATGCTCGCTGGTGTTGCTGCCGAATTCGTAACCGATCAATGTGATCCGGCTAATTTGACTAACCGTCCGTGCGCATGTGATGCAACGCCCCGCGGACTGTGCTCCGAATGGAAACTGCTCATTAATTGCCGCCTTACTGATGGATGCTGTCTAGAACTCCTGTGCCTGTACTACTGCAGTTATTGAGCTGAGCTTGCTTGTCTGCTCTCATGCCTTCTGGTGATCCATGTACTCTGTACTGTAGTGAGCATTATCATGTCATGTACCAACAATTCCTACATGATACACCACTGCACTTAATTATTATCTTCGATTTTGAAGCCACTGTAAAATCCATATACAGTCTGAAGTTAGTTACATGATACTTCAGACTACTGAATAATATAATTGTTTTATTTGTTCTATAAATCTGTCTCACCAGGCCCCTAGGTTATCTCTGCTTTATTTCTATATATGTTTATTTGCTTCTGTTCAAATTTTACCATGAACTATTTTTTACATCCCCGAGTATTCGTCACTTTAACCTTCACCTCTGATGTTTGGCCGTCTGTATATGTCATTTCAGCCATTGGCAGTTTACTTTTTCACTAGCAAGGCTTCTAAGTTGATGAATGATGAGGCCAGGCAAGCAAAGATTGCCAAGTTCTCAGAGTCTACTTGGAAGCTGACATACTATGCTTCTGTTCAGGCATGGGTCCTATTGATAATAAAGCAGGAACCATGGTCGTTGGATACAATGCAATACTTCGATGGCTGGCCGAATCAACCCATCCCGTGAGTGCAAAGTATACTTCTATAATTTTCTTAAATATATATATGGGTATACTGGTGTTGCATGTGCTTTTTGCCCTGATACATGGTCTCTTCAATCTCCTTAAAGTTGAAGAGAAATAACTTATGTTATTGCAATACATTATAACCTCTAAATGTACTAAAAAAGTATGAATTTCAGAATATTCCAGATCATGAAATATTTAATTATCTCGTAATTTTATTATATATAGGAAAACGTAAACTCCCTTACCTTGCTATTAAGCTAACATGATAAGGTTGCCTATGTTCAAAGCATTTCTATGTATCCTCTCTTTCatgagtactccctctgtaaagaaatattagagcgtttagatcactaaagtagtgatctaaacgctcttatatttgtttacggagggagtattaagcaAACTGTTTGGCACGCCCTTGAGGGTGTTGCTACTGTACCattatcttctactccctccgttcggaattacttgtctcaaaaatggatgtatttagaactaaaatacgtctagatgcatccatttccgagacaagtaattccgaacggagggagtactaagaaATATTTATGCACATTTCTTACTTTTCATATGTTgacattatttatttattattgatATCTTTATTTATAGTCAAGGAAGTTAGGTAGATTCCCACACCATTTGTTGCATATGGTCTGTTACTGTCTCATGGAGAGTATTccagatttgagccctataaacaggaaaggagggagtattatcTAGCAACCACATGCTTTACTGTACCCATTTTCACTATAATTTTTTTACATGTGATCTTATAATAGCTTTCTTACCTTGATAAAGGAATCCTGCTTCATTTAACCGTTACCAGATATAACCATGataaattattgttctctcatccTTTTACTTAGTCTTAGCTTTTCTAGGAAATCTGAGGGGTAAGGTCTACCTGGCGTGACCTTCCATTTAGAGGGGAAGATGCATACTCATGATGCTGTTCTTCGTTCATTGTTTGATGACATGATGCTCGGAACACCAAGTGCTGTGCTCATCATCACACACAACAAATGGCTCAGATTTTATAGATTTTAGATATATTAACAGGAACTCTGAAACACTCCCGGGCATATTTGTTTGGAACCATTTAACCTATTCTTTGGAGTGGAGTGATTTTTTGTTCTTTGCTCTAATGTATATGTTAATTTCTGTCTCTCAGGTCCTCATTGAGACTTTTCTACATGTGCCAGTGTGGATTTTATATCTACAGCATTTTTGCTCTCATTGCTTGGGAAACCCGCAGAAAAGATTTTGCTGTAATGATGTCTCACCATGTAGTAACATCTGCTCTTATTGGATATTCATTTCTGACTGGGTAAATATTTCTTGAGCCTCTTTAATATTGTATTTTCTGGATTGCAATTGTATGGGGACGGGCTTCTGTTATACTCTGATGTGTCCTATTTATGGTCAGTTGGTCATTATGCAACGAAAAATCATCAATTACCAATCACTTGTGCTGGGATTCAATGACTCTGCAGTGTGCACTGAAGCTTGGCAATTCTCTAGGTCTTTCTAGTTACCTACTGGTTTGATTCGATAaacaaatatatgtatgaaaatatATAAATTGGGATGCAGAATTTATAATGCCAATAATAGATGAATCTAACTCTTGCTGTTTATTGATCTGAATGTTCTAGTAAGCAGTGCTTAATTTGGCCATGCCATGTAACAGTAAATAAATATTTCTGAAAATCATTGTGCTAAATTAGAACAAAGGGTACTGCACTCCCTTCTTGTAATTTCGCTTTTCTTTTCATGCAGCTCAGCTATGTATAATCTCACAATACATAATTATGTCTGAAAATCGCTGTGTTACCGAGGCATTCATTTATTTTTACTTCTTTCTGTTGATTATGATCATTCATAGAGATATAGTTGACTTTTATAGCTAAAGATCAAAATTGCAACACAGCTCTAAGACAACTAAATTTACATTTCTGCAGATTTTTTCGTATTGGAACAATTATTCTTGCGTTGCATGACACGAGTGATGTGTTCCTTGAAACTGCCAAATTGTGCAAGTACACTGAAAAAGAACTAGGGGCTAGCTTATTTTTTGGGCTTTTTGCTCTCTCGTGGCTCCTATTGCGTCTGATTTACTTCCCATTTTGGATAATCAAAACCTCAAGGTTTGTTTGCTCCTTTGTACATAATTTCTTGTATTCCGTTTACATCCCAAGGTTGGAACTCACTGTTCTTGTTCTTGCAATGCCAGCTACCAGTCCATCATATCCTTGAGGAAGCTGGATAGGTTCCCAACGACCTTGTACTATATTTTCAACACAATGCT is a genomic window containing:
- the LOC123092671 gene encoding ASC1-like protein 3 isoform X2, yielding MAIRGPDAASVLPMTLLFSLGFFCARFFLDRLLYKAWVLLIIKQEPWSLDTMQYFDGWPNQPIPSSLRLFYMCQCGFYIYSIFALIAWETRRKDFAVMMSHHVVTSALIGYSFLTGFFRIGTIILALHDTSDVFLETAKLCKYTEKELGASLFFGLFALSWLLLRLIYFPFWIIKTSSYQSIISLRKLDRFPTTLYYIFNTMLLTLLVFHVYWGKLIFSMIMKQLNNKGKVGEDVRSDSDDDD
- the LOC123092671 gene encoding ASC1-like protein 3 isoform X1, yielding MAIRGPDAASVLPMTLLFSLGFFCARFFLDRLLYKPLAVYFFTSKASKLMNDEARQAKIAKFSESTWKLTYYASVQAWVLLIIKQEPWSLDTMQYFDGWPNQPIPSSLRLFYMCQCGFYIYSIFALIAWETRRKDFAVMMSHHVVTSALIGYSFLTGFFRIGTIILALHDTSDVFLETAKLCKYTEKELGASLFFGLFALSWLLLRLIYFPFWIIKTSSYQSIISLRKLDRFPTTLYYIFNTMLLTLLVFHVYWGKLIFSMIMKQLNNKGKVGEDVRSDSDDDD